From the Candidatus Hinthialibacter antarcticus genome, the window CGTAACCGTCGTTCCCCAGAAGCGGGCGCGGGTGCCATCTTCAAAAATGAATTGACCGTTCTTGACGCCGAGAAACCCGTGTTTGCCTGCTGGCGCATCGAGCAGAAACGAAACATCGACGGGCGCGGCGTCCCCGGGCGTTTCGAGATCATGCCAGGTCTGGGCGGACGCGGCTATTCCACATAGAACGGATATGAAAATCACAAAAGACAAAGCGGTTTTGAATATTTTGTACAGGTCCATTTTTTAATTTATCCCCCCGACGTCTCCGACGTCACCCCCCCCTTATTAAGGGGGGCTAGGGGGGATCGGCTCCAATCGTTGAGCCACATAAAATGGTTGTTTAATTTACAAGACATATATCAACCCAAACCTTTGCATCTAGCCTATATATAACGATTACAATTCAACCTATGATACAATATTGATTCGTAAAAACCATCTTAGGCAGGACGCCCCCGATGAATACGACCCCGTCTTCCATGAAACACAATCGCCGCCTGCTGCCCGTTGAACTCGAAATCGACTTGTTCTGCAAAGGCCTTCGCATACATGAATCGTGCAACCTTGAGCGCGACGCCCGTTCATTCGTCAAAGCGCGCGCCGGTTTGGGCAGTGGATTAGAACTGGTCATTCCAGGCAAGCGCGACATCTGGATGAACGCGCCCGTGCATGAGCATTTCGTCCAAACCAGCCCGTATGAATTACAACTGCATGACAACGGCTATTGCGTCCATCATACAAGAGACGACATTGCCTACGAGGTTTCGGTCCCGCCCGCGCCGTCTTGGTATGATCGCAACGCCGCCAGCGGGACGCCCATGCGCGAGATCGGCGTATTGCAGGGGACGTATCTGGGTTTTTATTTAGGCAAAGCCTGCGCGTTTTGGAACAGCGACCCCAAAGAGAACTGCCAGTTTTGCGCGACGGGACTCAATGTTGGCGCGCCCGGCGGCGACAAGCCGCTAAAAACAGTCGAAGAAGTGGTTGAAGTCGCATTGGCCGCCAAAGAAGAATCCGGCGTGTCTTTTGTGCATTTCAATACAGGATTTCAGGACGGAAAAGGTCTCGACCTGTGTGCGCCGTTCGTGAAAGCGATCAAAGAACAAGTCGGCGCATTGGTCGGCGTACAGGCGGCCCCAACGGCGGACTTATGGAAATATGACTGGATCGTCGATTGCGGCGCCGACCACCTCTCGTTTTGTTATGAGTTGCATAATCCCAAATATTTTGAACAATACCTGCCGGGAAAACATAAACATCTCAGGCAACATACATTCTTTAATGCGATGGAGTATGCGTCGAAATTGATGGGCAAAGGCCGGGTGTCGGGCGAGATCATCGCGGGCATCGAACCCATCGAAGATACGTTGGAGGCGATTGATTACATCACCCTGATCGGGGCGTTTCCGACGGTTTGTATTTTCCGCCCCGTGATTGGCACCGACATGGAGACTTGGCCTTCGCCGGAATATAACGATATGCGGCGGGTGTTCGCCAAGGTGTATGAATCGTGCATGAAGCGCGGCGTACCAATCGGCCTTGCTCCCAATATCGAAGTGAGTTTGGTGGTTCAGCCGACGGACGCGGACGAACTGGTCGCGCCGTCCTGGCAAAAGTCGCTCTACCAGGCCAAGTTGGGGCTTATGCGTTCCATCGTTGGCATGATGTATCAGTCAAAAATCAAGCCGCGTCGGGTGAAAGCAAAGGCGGACGCTCCGCCGAATCCCATCCATGCTTGAATGCTGCGGGGTTGAATCACGTACGCTTCGGCGTCAACCTGCGAAGACAATAATCAAAGATAGGTGAAGCATGGGACCGAGAATCCGAAACCGGGCGTGCGCCGTCATCGTGCAAGACGGCAAAGTGCTTTTAGTCCAGCACCAGAAAAACGATCAGCATTACTGGTTGTTTCCTGGCGGCGGCGTTGAATTCGGCGAAACCTTACAAGAAGCCGTCGCCCGCGAAATGATGGAAGAAACCAACCTTGATGTTGAAGTCGGCGAATTAATCATGGTTTCTGAATCGATCCCGCCCGACAAACATCGCCATGTGATCAATTATTATTTTCTCGCGACCGTTGTCGGCGGTGAAATGAAACTCGGCGACGATAAATACCTGTTCGATCTCCAGTGGCACCCGATGGAGAAATTGCCCGGGATGATGATTTTTCCCGCTGTGGCGCCGGAAATCGTGCAGCGCCTGCAAGACGGCGCCGATTTACCCGTCTCCATCGGCAATAAGTGGGACTGAAAGCGCCGATACTTTACTGCCGGAGTCGCCAAACCTTACGGATTCCAGCAGAGAGGTCATAATGTACGCTTAGTTATGCGGAGGCGTTCATGCGTCGCCGCATTCTTACGATAGCGGTATGGATTTACAAAAATCCAACATATCGCAACGGCGGCAAACACAAATTCAAGTTTGACGCTCAGACAAATGGATAGGAGTGTGGGGGAGCCTTGAAGATACTCGAACAGCAAGATATTGGGCCGTGCACCAAATCACTGAAAATCGAAGTACCGCCCGAAGACGTAACCAGTGAACTCGAAGGCGTGTACAAAGAATTTATGATGCACGCCACCGTCCCCGGTTTTCGCCCAGGCAAAGCGCCGCGTCACATCGTTAAGATGAAATTCGGCAAGCACCTCAACCAGGAAGCAAGCGGCAAAGCGCTTGAGGCCGCTTTTGAAAAAGCG encodes:
- a CDS encoding NUDIX hydrolase → MGPRIRNRACAVIVQDGKVLLVQHQKNDQHYWLFPGGGVEFGETLQEAVAREMMEETNLDVEVGELIMVSESIPPDKHRHVINYYFLATVVGGEMKLGDDKYLFDLQWHPMEKLPGMMIFPAVAPEIVQRLQDGADLPVSIGNKWD